The DNA segment GAGCATAGATCAGCGCTTTCAGGTGATTGATGCCTTTGTCACGGATCGGGCCTTTTCTGGAAATCCAGCTGCTGTCTGTATCTTAGAGAATGTCATTAGCGATGGTCTTCGGCAAAAGATTGCCTCCCAGTTTAATCTCAGTGAGACGTCGTTTGTCGAAATAATCAGTGCAGATGAAAGCCAGATCTACGCTGATTTGCGCTGGTTCACTCCGGTCGTAGAAGTCGATCTTTGCGGCCATGCGACCTTAGCAGCAGCCCACTCTATTTTTGAGCGTTATCCCGATGCCGCGTCGATTCATTTCCAGACTCGGAGTGGTGTGTTAACTGTGGAAGCTGAGGGTGAGTTTCTGAAAATGTCTTTTCCTCAGCTTCAATTTGAGGCCGTAGATTCCGAGAAATTCAACCTATTGGGGCTTCCCTGTAGAGTAATCGATACATTCGAGGGCATGGATGTCGCCTTGGTCCTTGAGAGTGCTGAGTATGTCAGGTATTGGAACCCGAATCTCGTTGCGGTATCATCAGTTACAAAGCGTGGGCTTATCGTTACAGCAGCAGATGATAGTGAGTCACCGCACGATTTTATATCTCGTTTCTTTGCTCCAAGACATGGTATCGACGAAGATCCGGTAACGGGTTCGGCGCATTGCTGGTTGGCTCCATATTGGTCTCGTATTTTGGGTAAACATCGACTGGTAGCTCTACAAGCTTCGCCTCGTGGGGGTGTTGTGGATTGCGAAGTGCTAAACAAAAAAATTTGCCTTCGTGGGCGCACCCGAGTGTTCAGCGAAGGAACTGTTTCACAAAAAGTCTTAGCATAGATAATTATGGCCAAAATATTTCCCGAGATTAGCGACAAGCTTCGCGCATGGATCGAAGAGCAACCGATGTTTTTTGTGGCGACCGCCCCGTTGTCGGGCGACGGATTCGTAAATTGTTCACCCAAAGGCCTCGATACTTTAAGGATACTCGATAGTGAGACGCTGGCTTATCTGGATCTCACTGGCAGTGGAGCGGAAACAATAGCTCATATTCAGGAGAACCAGCGTATGGTCATGATGTGGTGTGCTTTTTGGGGACCCCCGCGTATCGCTCGGGTCCATGGAAAGGGTGAGGTGATCTATCCTGATAGCCCAAAATGGGAGGAATACAGTAAGCATTTCGAGGCAATACCGGGTGCACGTGCTATCATCGTGTTACGTGGCGAACGCATCTCGGACTCTTGTGGCTATGGTGTTCCTGAGTTTGAACTTAAGGAACAGCGTGAAACTCTAGTGAAATGGGCCGAGCGTAAGGGGCCTGATGGAATCGAGGCCTATAACCGGGAGAAGAATACTGAAAGTATTGATGGATTAGCGGCTATGGGCGGTGGCGAAAGTTAGCTTTCGATAAGCAGATTCAACCCTGTATGCTCAGAAAGGTGGCGAAAATCTCGATCCCCGCATATGAGCGTGAGCTTATTATCAAGACAGAATTGGGCTATGAGGCTATCTATTGATCTCGCTTTGAGGCCAAGCTTGAGTAATTTTAACCGCAGTAGGCCGCTTCTTTTCCAGAACGAAACATCAAGGGTTCGTGTCGGCAGACTATCTACAACCAGCTTGGCTTCAGTGCTCAAATTTTTCGCACTAAATATTTCTGTAACCACAAAAGGAGGCACGATTAAGGTTTCTTCGCTGATAGAGCGTTCAATAGCCTCCACATCGACGCTGAGCTCTCCTTGGAAAAATGCAACTAAACTACTGGTGTCTACTGCTA comes from the Opitutales bacterium genome and includes:
- a CDS encoding PhzF family phenazine biosynthesis isomerase, giving the protein MSIDQRFQVIDAFVTDRAFSGNPAAVCILENVISDGLRQKIASQFNLSETSFVEIISADESQIYADLRWFTPVVEVDLCGHATLAAAHSIFERYPDAASIHFQTRSGVLTVEAEGEFLKMSFPQLQFEAVDSEKFNLLGLPCRVIDTFEGMDVALVLESAEYVRYWNPNLVAVSSVTKRGLIVTAADDSESPHDFISRFFAPRHGIDEDPVTGSAHCWLAPYWSRILGKHRLVALQASPRGGVVDCEVLNKKICLRGRTRVFSEGTVSQKVLA
- a CDS encoding pyridoxamine 5'-phosphate oxidase family protein, encoding MAKIFPEISDKLRAWIEEQPMFFVATAPLSGDGFVNCSPKGLDTLRILDSETLAYLDLTGSGAETIAHIQENQRMVMMWCAFWGPPRIARVHGKGEVIYPDSPKWEEYSKHFEAIPGARAIIVLRGERISDSCGYGVPEFELKEQRETLVKWAERKGPDGIEAYNREKNTESIDGLAAMGGGES
- a CDS encoding PIN domain-containing protein — translated: MIAVDTSSLVAFFQGELSVDVEAIERSISEETLIVPPFVVTEIFSAKNLSTEAKLVVDSLPTRTLDVSFWKRSGLLRLKLLKLGLKARSIDSLIAQFCLDNKLTLICGDRDFRHLSEHTGLNLLIES